TCTTCCGGCGCGACATAGACATGGGTGGTGTCATATTGCGGGCCGACGGAAAAGTCGGTGGTCGATTTCTGCTGGGGAGCGCTCGATTGCGCAGGCGCGGCGATAGGGCTGATGGCGACCAGGGTGGTCGCCATCAGGAGGGCGATGCGGTTCATATTGTATCTCCGGTGCGTGGCGTCGGGCTTCCGATGAGGTCGCAACCACTGTCTATGCGATCAGAAGCATCCGAACGATCCGCATAAAATCAAAGAGTGTGTTCCAGATTATCGAAAAGCCCAAGAGCACCCCTCCGGCTGGGAGGGGCGCTCCTGCGATCAGACGGCCCAGCAGCCGCAGCCCATGACGCCCCAGAAACTCTGGACGTCGGCAGCGGGTACGCTTGCGCCGAGCGCCGCCGCATGGTCATGGCCATGGACATTGCAGGAGGAGGCGCAGCCGCAGGCCGATGCCATCTTCTTCGCGCAGTCGTCTCGCCGCCAATGGCCGCCGAAGGTCGCAACGGGCGACCAGTCGGGCATGGCCTTGGGCGCTTCCGGGGCAAGTGGGCCGAAATTGCCCTCGCCATAGACAATCTTGCCGCCCAATATGGTCAGCACAGAGCGCAGATGCGCGATCTCGCTTTCGGCTACGCTGAAATAATCGTCGGATAGCAGCGCCAGGTCAGCCAGTTGGCCTGCTTTGATCTGCCCCTTCTTGCCGACCTCATTCGAGAACCACGTGTTCTTTTCGGTCCACAGACGAAGCGCAGTTTCCCTGTCCAACCTGTTGCGTACCGGATAGAGCGTCAGGCCGCCTACCGTCTTCGCCGTCACCAGCCAGCTGAGCGACACCCACGGGTTGTAGCTGGCGACACGGGTCGCATCGGTGCCCGCGCCCACCGGCACGCCGGCATCCATCATCTTCTTGATCGGCGGCGTCGCCTCGGCGGCTTTTGCGCCATAACGCTCGACGAAATATTCGCCCTGGAACGCCATGCGGTGCTGCACCGCAATGCCGCCGCCCAAGGCCGCGATCCGGTCGATATTACGATCGCTGATCGTCTCTGCATGGTCGAAGAACCAGTTGAGACCTTCAAGCGGAACATCCTTGTTCACCTTCTCGAACACGTCGAGCGCGCGGGAGATAGTCTGGTCGTACGTCGCGTGCAGACGCCAGGGCCAGCGGCGCTCGGCGAGCAGGCGGATGACGGGTTCGAGATCACCCTCCATCTCTGCTGGCATATCGGGACGGGCGACACGGAAATCCTCGAAGTCGGCCGCCGAATAGACCAGCATCTCGCCCGCGCCATTGTGGCGATAGCTGTCGTCGCCGTCGCCCGGTTTGATCTGCGTCGACCAACTGGCGAAGTCCTTCAACTCCTCCTTGGGCTTCTGCGTGAACAGATTGTAGGCGATGCGCAGGGTCAGCTCGCCATCCTTGTGCAGCTTGTCGATGACTTCATAGTCATCGGGATAATTTTGCGAGCCGCCGCCCGCATCGATCACGCTGGTGACGCCCAGCGAGTTCAGCTCGCGCATGAAATGCTTCGTGCTGTTCAGCTGATAATCCTGCGGCAGCTTCGGTCCCTTCGCCAGCGTCGAATAGAGAATTGTCGCATTGGGCTGGGCCAGCAGCAGGCCGGTCGGGTTGCCCTTCGCATCGCGGACGATCTCGCCGCCCGGCGGATTGGGTGTGTCCTTCGTATAGCCTACCGCCCGCAGCGCCGCCGCGTTGAGCAGCGCGCGGTCGTAGAGGTGGAGAATGAAGACCGGCGTATCGGGGGCAGCAGCATTGATCTCGGCGATCGTGGGCAGGCGCTTCTCGGCGAACTGATGCTCGGTAAAGCCGCCGACCACGCGCACCCATTGCGGCGGCGGGGTATTTTCGACCTGCTTCTTCAGCATGGCCATGGCGTCGGCGAGGGTCGGCACGCCCTCCCAGCGTAGTTCCATATTATAGTTGAGGCCGCCGCGAATGACGTGGATGTGGCTGTCGATCAGGCCGGGGATCAGACGGCGGCCGCCAGCATCGACGACACGGGCGTTGGGCGCGGCGGCGGCGCGGACCTCTTGCTCGGTGCCGACGGCGAGGAATTTGCCGTCGCGGATCGCCACTGCCTGAGCCTGCGGGTTTTCCCGGTCCAGCGTCGTGACCTTGGCGTTGGTGAGGATGAGATCGGTCTGGGTCATGGCGAAACTTTCCATAGGTGCAGTCAGGGCGGTTGTGGCGGCGGCGCTGGCGAGCCACTGGCGGCGGGACATCATGCGTCGCGCTTTCCATGGGTCGGCAGCTCGCCCAGCACATGATGGACGCCGTCCTGGCGGACGAAGCGGGCCAGTTCCGGCAAGCTGGCAAAGCGCTTGGCGACCGGGATCAGCTGTTCTCCGAGCAGGATGCCAGCCAACCCCACAAGAGCGATCACCGGGGGAGCAGGAGAACGGACGCCCATCAGGCTGTAGACGAGGCCGACGATCAGGCCGGCGCCGAGGGAGAGGATGTAGGCTTTCATGTCCGTTCTCCGGCGTTGTGGGTTCAGGACTGGATGAAGGCGAGAATGTCGGCGTTCAGCACGTCGGCATTCACCGTCAGCATACCGTGCGAATAGCCCGGATAGATTTTGGACGTCGCATTCGGCAACAGCTGCGCCTGCAGCAGGGCGGCGTTCTTATAGGGCACGACTTGGTCGTCATCACCCTGCAGCACCAGCGTGGGGACCGTGATCGCCTTGAGATCCTCGGTCTGATCGGTTTCCGAGAAAGCCTTGATCCCCTCATAATGGGCAAGCGCGCTGCCCATCATGCCCTGACGCCACCAATTGTCGATCACCCCGGGCTGAGCCGTCGCGCCGGGGCGATTGAAGCCGTAGAAAGGCCCGGTGGGAAAATCGCGGAACATCTGCGCACGGTTCGCTGCCAGCGCCGCGCGGATACCGTCGAACACCGCCATCGGCAGGCCATCGGGATTGGCACCGGTCTTCGCCATCAGGGGTGGAACGGCGCTGACCAGCACCGCCTTGGCGACGCGGCCCTGTGGCTGGCCATATTGGGCGACATAGCGCGCCACTTCGCCGCCGCCGGTGGAGTGACCGACATGAATGGCGTTCTTGAGGTCGAGATGCGCGACGACGGCAGCGGCGTCGGCCGCATAATGATCCATGTCGTGGCCGAAATCGACCTGCGCGGAGCGGCCATGGCCGCGGCGGTCATGGGCGACGACGCGATAGCCCTTGGAAAGGAAGAACAGCATCTGAGCATCCCAATCGTCCGAGGAGAGCGGCCAGCCATGGTGGAACATGATCGGCTGGGCGTCCTTGGCTCCCCAGTCCTTGAAGAAGATGTCGACGCCGTCGGTGGTGGTGACAAAATTGCTCATGGGAAAATCCTTGGTACGATGGGGAAGGGAAGCGGCCGGGGAAAGCCCGGCCGCCGAACTGGATCAATGCGCCTCGGAGGCGTTGAACATGGTCTTGGCGTAGGTGATTCCCAGGCCATAGGCGCCGCCCCACTTCTTCGCGAAGCCGGTGGTCATGTCGTAGGTTTCGGTCCTTGCCCAATCGCGCTGCAGTTCGAGGAGATACTGGAGCGACGTCATCGGCTTGGCACCCAACTGGATCATCCGCTCGACGGCGCGCTCATGCGCTTCTTGCGAAATATCGCCGCACGCGTCCGAGATGAAATAGACGTCGAAGCCCTGGTCGATCGCCGAGGCGACGGGGCCGACGATGCAGACCGAGGTCCACAGGCCCGCAAAGATCAGGCGCTCCTTGCCGATGCGGTTCACCTCATCGATGACGGCCGCGTCTTCCCAGGTGTTCATGGAGGTGCGGTCGAGCAGCGGCTGGTTCGGGAAGGCGTCGGTGATCTCGCTGAACATCGGCCCGGAGAAGCTATCGACGGCGACCGTGGTCAGGATGGTGGAGACGTTGAACCCGGCGGCTGCGTTGGCGACCAGAGCCGCGTTGTTGCGCAGAAGCTCGGTCGAAATCGACTTTGTGGCAAAGGCCATCTGCGACTGGAAGTCGATCATGACGAGGGTGTGATCGGTCGGCGTGATCAGGGATTTGCCGGGGGTCGGGGTTGCTTTGATGGTCATGTCGGTCTCCAATCGAATTTCGTACACTCGGTTCGTTCCGGTGTGATTGAAGAACTAGTCGGCTCAGCTCATGCTGTGCAGTCTGATAAAACTTGGCCCATCGTTCGATTAAATCGAACGATGGTTGAAAGCGCGATTCCCTCGTTGCTCAATCTTTAGGTCTAGTTGCAGACTATGTCGCTCGTTGGTGCCTGCTGGGCCAAATCCCATGCGCCCTTGGCGCTTCGGTGCCGAAACCCGGGCAATTGAAAAGGCCTGTTGCATCGGCGCGATCTTTGCTGCGTCGAGATGTCCGGCAATGGGAAGGCGGGAGCGCATCGCCGCTCCCATCAGGATCGCGCTGTCCAGGCTCTTATAATTGATAGACCTTTTGGGCAGTCCTACGGAACAGATGGCTCTTTTCCGTCGCAGAGGCGCCGCGTGCGATTATCTTGAACGCGTTCCATGTCGCCCCATAGGACGCGACACCGGCATTGGCGGGCCAGTTGCTTTCGAACATGCATCGTTCGACGCCGAACAGGTCGATGCTCCGTTCGATGAAGGGACGCCATTGCGCAGCCAGGACCGATGAACCAGCCTCCTTCATGCTTTCTTCCGGCCTGGGGCCGAACGGACCAAGACCACCCAGCTTGACGCAGACATTGGGACAGGTAGCCAGTTCCGCCATGGCCCGGCCCCAATCTCTGCGAACCTCCGCCTGCCGGTCGGCATAGGGACCGATGCCCAGCGGGCCGCCGCAATGATTGACGATGATGCTGGTCCCGGGAAAGCGCCGGGCTAAGGCGGTCAGCGACGCTATCTGCGGATGGAAAAGCCAGATGTCGAAACTCAGGCCAAGCGGTTCGAGCGCCTTGAACCCTTCGAGGAAGGCGGGATCCGTCAGCAGATCCTTGTTGAGTCCCATGCCAGCAAGCGGGGGATAAGCATCCCATGCGATGGAATTGCGTATGCCCTTCAGACGTCCGCCCCCCGCCTCCATATGGGCGCGCAACAGATCGTCGGCACGCGCGCCGACCCTGAGATCGACCTTGCCCACGATCCCCGCCGCGATCGCGCAGGTCGGCGGCCGTCGGGCCGCGACGTCGTCGCCCAGGCGAGCGATATAGTCCGTTTCCCCAAGCGATCTGCGCTCGACTGGTCCGTCGGGCCGGTACATGATCCCGCATTCGACAAATAGGGTCTGGATGATCCGATGGCCGCTGCGCAGGATGTCCGACAGGAAATCCGCCGCCAGATAGCGTTCCTGCCCGGGGGTCAGGTCGCGATAATCGCGCATGTGGTGATGGGGATCGACGATAGCGAGATCGGGTTCGATCGCCCTTTCCTCGGGTGCGTCCTTGTTCATTGCCAGCGCTGCCGATGCAGGCGCGAATCGCCCCGCCGCCGCCGTCATGGCGATAGCGGCCAGCAGATCGCGACGCCGTGCGGGCAGGGTCACCGTGCCGTCTTCGTCACGCGGCGGATGAAGGGCATCGCGCCTGCCAGCGCGCGGTCGTCGCAATCGATGGGCAGCATATGGCCGCAACGGGGAATGACGACCAACTGCTTGTCCTTCACAGCCAGCAGCGCCATGCCCCGTTTGGCATCGCCTTCCACGCTCGCTTCATGATCCTGCGCGCCCCAGAGGAAGAGCGTGGGCGCGGAAATCCTGGGTAGATCGTCGATCGTGCGTTCGTGCGACGCCGGGCGTTGGCTGGCGGGCGGCATCAGCAGGTAGCGATTGTTCAGATCCGTCCATTCGCGCACCAGTTCCGGCGTCACCTTGCTCTTATCCTCCACGTTATGAAGGATGATCTGCCGCCAATATTCGTCCTTGTGATAGCTTTTGTGCGTAGCATCCTCGCCACGGCCTGTTTCAGGGCATCGGAAAATCTGCTGCTGTCCATCACCAGCTTGCCGACGGGCGCATTGCTGTAGATCAGGCCGGTGAGATGGTCGGAATGCAAGGCCGCATAGGCAGCGCCGATCAGGCCAGAGCTGGATGTCGACACCAGAAGGAACCGGCCCAGATTCAGTCGCTGGCGCAGCGCGTCGATGATCGCAAGGTTACGCTCTAACGAGTAATCGGCGGTGGGAGACGGGCCTGAGAGGCCGGCCGGGGGCAGGTCGAAACGGACGACGCGATACTGTTTTTTCAGACGATCGGCCCACCCGTTCCATTGCCGCAAGCTGCCGAAGGAGCCGTGCAACAGCATGATCGTCGGCCCCTCACCTTCATCCACATAATGGATGCGCTCGCCATCAAGTTCGACGAATTGCGAAGCTGGCAAAGCATAAAGGGATTTGAGTTCGACATCCGACCGCGCCGTCTGTGCCATGACTGGGGCAACGATCATCGATATGGCGATTGCAATCAGCGACCTCATCCACCTCTGACGCGTCATCCTATTTTCTCCCCCGCTGAGAAGAACATGCTCGTCCACGGAGTGTGCAAGGCCAGGCGGGATCTTCCATCTGTCCGCTTGCCGGATAGGCTTACGCCTCCGGCAAGCCATCACGCGATTCGCATCGATAGTCACGGGATAGTGCGACATTACGGAAAGTCCCGCAGGCGGCGGACGACGCGGTGTCGCGGTTCCGCGACGCCCACCTCGTCCGACTGCCCGACCCAGGCCACGCGCCGCAAGTCGAAGATCCGGCGGCTTTCGAAACCGTGCTGTTGGAAGAACTGGCGCGGACACCTATCGCGCCGTGACATGGCTTTAACTCGTTGGTCGCAGGCATGAGAACGCCGCTTTCGCGAACGTCAAACCGGAAAACGCATCCGCGATGCCTGCCGATCATCCTGCAAAATCATAATAGAATGTGTCCGCCCATTGAAGCCGCGGATATGCCCCCTATATCCGTCCTGTCACTCTTTCCCCCCTTTGGAGTGACACCTGAACCTTGGCCCCGCCGTGGAGTTCTCTCCGGCGGGGTTACTTTTGTTCAGCCCGTTCCCACCCGCAAAAGCGTCATATCAGCCAAAATATCGCACGCGCATCCAGTCACTGCATCCCCGACGGTTTTGACGCATTTTCATTTATCCATCGGACCAAATGGAACAATCTTCCTGCTCAATCGATCTTGCTGTGGGGACGACTAGGATACACATCATGCAAAACGCGCTTGCCCGCATCGAACCTGAGCGTCGCGAAAATCCTCGCATAGCGTCCAACGTGCCATGCACGATATTCTGGGCCGGGCTGTATGAATATGCCACGATCCGAAACATTTCCATCTATGGCGCCCAACTCGAAGGTTTCTGCTTCCCGCCCGTCGGCACGGCCGTCACGATCCTGGTTGATGACGTCGAATTTTGCGCGTCGATCATCTGGGCCGATGGCGAAAAATGTGGCGTATTGTTGGAGCATGAGGTCGACCCCGCTGCCTTCATTCGCCAACATGCCATCCGGCCTATCGTGGAAAATACGCGCGATCCCGCTGCGGTGACGCAGGTCCTGTTTTGTTAGGCGTCGCGACTATGTTCCAGGCCTGAAAAACCGTTGGGTCTTTCTCGGCAATCATCAGGTTCTGCGCGCAAAGTTGTTCGGATCAGCGGCCCGCCACCACGCCGCGAGCCGGGCATCGCGCGCGCCTTCGAGCAGTTCTCCGGGCGCAACAAAGGGGTAGATTTCATCGAAGGAGCGCATTTCCGCGGCATTGATACGCTGACGCAGGCCATCGGGGGTGAATTCGTCCGGTGAGTCCAGGCCCGCCGCAACGACGATGTCATGCAGCGCATCAAGGGTGGCTCTCTGGAAACGGGCCACCCGCTCCGCCTTTTCCGGCACCACCAGCGCGCGTTGACGGGCGGGCGACTGGGTGGCGACACCGGTGGGGCAGGTATCGGTATGGCAGCGCATCGACTGCACGCAGCCCAGCGAGAACATGAACGACCGGGCCGCATTGCACCAGTCCGCGCCCAGGGCCGCGTTCATGGCGATGGATGCGCCCGAGTTGACCTTGCCCGACGCCGCCAGCTTCACCTTGCCTTTCAGGTTTGCGCCGACGAGCGCGTTGCGCGCCAGCATCAATCCTTCGCGCAACGGCATGCCGACCCGGTCCGACAATTCGGTGGGAGCGGCCCCGTCCCGCCTTCGGCGCCATCGATCACGATGAAGTCCAGAAGGATGCCGGTTTCGACCATCGCTTTGACGACCGCGAACAGTTCGTGGGGATAGCCGACGCACAGCTTGATCCCTACCGGCTTGCCCCCGGACAGGTCGCGCATCTGCGCGGCAAATTCCAGCAGTCCGCGCGGGGTGGAGAAAGCGGTGTGATAGGGTGGGGACAGGCAATCTTCGCCCTGCGGAATATCGCGGATCTTGGCGATCTCCGCCGTGACCTTGGGACCGGGTAGCAATCCGCCATGCCCGGGTTTTGCGCCTTGGCTAAGCTTGATTTCGGTCATCACGACCGCGTCATGAGCGGCCCTTTCCCGGAAATGGCCGGGGTCGAAATCGCCCTTCGCATCGCGACACCCGAAATAGCCCGATCCGATTTCCCATACTACGTCGCCGCCATGTTTGAGATGATAGGGCGACAGGCCGCCCTCCCCCGTGTCATGATAGAAACCGCCGATCTTCGCGCCGAGATTGAGCGCTTCGATCGCATTGGCGCTGAGCGCGCCGAAGCTCATCGCCGAGATATTGAGCCGCGCGGCCTGATAGGGCTTGGCGCACTGGTCCGTCCCCACATGGACACGCGTATATTTCTGCGCCTGCCGCGAGGGGGCCATGGAATGGGGCAGCCATTCATATTCCTCGGAATAGACGTCCAGTTCGGTGCCGAAGGGATGGGTCGACACATCGCCCTTCGCCCGCGCGTAGACGAGTGCCCGTTCGTCATGGCTGAACGGCCGTCCATCCAGATCGCTTTCCACGATATAGGATCGCAGGAAAGGCCGCAGCCATTCGAAGAACCAGCGAAACCGCGCCGATACGGGATAGTTGCGGCGCAGCGAGTGGCGGGTCTGGAACAGGTCCAGCAGCGCCAGGCCCAGCAGCGGAACGAACGGAATCAGCAACCACAGAAGATGCGGATGCCTCAGGCCGATCAGCAGGGACGCGATCGTGCCCACAAGCCCGAAGAGCAACAGCGCGTTGCGGGACAGTGCATGATCGCGAAACAGCGCGTCGGCGAGCGTGGGCTGGTGGCTCATGACAGGAGGTTCCGGAGCATGCCCACCACATCCTTGCCGCGACCGCCCAATACCGCCTTGGCCGAATAGAGCGCCATGCCCGCAACCTGCCCCGCCTGCACATTGGGCGGCATGACCAGTTCGAAACGATCTGTCACGACATCGAGCAGAGCCGGTCCCGGTTCAGCGAGCCATGCCTGCACGGCGGCGTCCAGTTCCTCCGCCTTCTCCACCCGGCGTCCCTTAAAGCCGATCGCTTCGGCCACGCGGGCGAAATCGGGATTGATCAGATCGGTATAGGCGTCGAGCAGCCCCTCCACCTTCTGTTCGATCTCCACGAAGTCGAGCGCGCCATTATTATAGACGACGACCTTGATCGGCAGCTTCTCCTGCACCGCCGTCAACAGATCGCCCAGCAGCATGGCGATGCCGCCGTCGCCCGACAGCGAAATCACCTGCCGGTCCGGGAAGGCCGCCTTGGCGCCCAGCGCCTGCGGCATGGCGTTGGCCATGGTGCCGTGGCTGAGGCTGACGACCGTGCGATTGCGCCCGGTCGACGCGATGTGGCGCAGCGACCAGACCATCGGCGACCCGCCATCTGCGGTGAACACGGCATCCGGCGCGGCGTGGCGCGATATGGTTTCGGTCAGATATTGGGGATGGATCGCCCCGCCCTTGCCCACCGTGGCATGTTTGGCCTGGGCCGCCTCCGCCTTGCGATGATGCTCCAGGCAATCCTCCAGAAAAGCGTCGTCCTCGCGCTGAACGATGCGGGGCAGCAGCGCGTTCAGGGTCGGCTTGATGTCGCCGACCACGCCGATATCGACGGGATGGCGACGACCCAGATGGGTGCCGTCGAGATCGACCTGAAGGATCGTCGCCTTTTCCGGATAATATTGCCGCCATGCGAAATCGCAGCCCAGCAGCAGCAGGACATCGCACGACATCAGCGCATGATAACCCGCTTCACTGCCGAAGATGCCGGTCATGCCGACGTCGAAGGGATTGTCATGCTCCAGGAAATCCTTCGCGCGCGATGTGCGGGCGACCGGAGCCTTGAGGCGCGCGGCAAGCGCGACGACGCTGTCATGCGCCAGTTCGCAGCCCGATCCACCATAGATGGCGACGCGCTTGCCGCCGTTGATCGCATCGGCAAGCCGGTCCAGTTCCGTGTCCGAAGGCCGCACGACAGGCGCGGCGCGATGCACCGCAAAGTCGGGTTCGTCCGGCGCCTTCGCGCTCGACACGTCGGCGGGCACGATCAATATGGCGACGCCGCGTTTCGCGAGCGCGCTTTGCGCGGCCATCGCCGTCATCCGACGGGCCTGCGCGGGGGTGCGGATTTCCTCGCAAAAGACGCTGCACGAGGCGTAGACGGACTTGAAATCCACCTCCTGCGGGAAGTCGAAGCCCAGTTCGTCGCGCACGATCTGGCTGGCGATCAGCACGACCGGCGCGCGGTTGCGATGGGATTCGAACAAGCCGTTGATGAAATGCAGGCTGCCGGGACCACAGGAGCCCGCACAGGCCGCCAGTTCGCCGGTCAGCATGGCGTCGGCGCCTGCGGCAAAGCCGGCCGCCTCCTCATGCCGGACATGCACCCACCGGATATCGCTCTGGCGGATCGCGTCGGTGACATGGTTGAGCGTATCGCCCGGAATACCGTAGCAACGGCGCACACCCGCTGCCTGAAGCGTATCGATTATGACCTGTGCGACTGTCGTCATGCGTTGATGTCCTCGTTCGATTTGCGACGGGAACGCACAAGCCCGGCCCTCGGATCATCGATCGGGACATCAAGCAGCAATAAAATCCGCCATGGCCCTATTTCAGGTCCAATATCTGTCCTTCCGTCAGAAGCTGCCGACGCAACTTGGGATAGGCGACATCCTGCACCGACCCGCCATCCGCGATGGCGATGGATGCGGCCGCGGCAGCGGACTGCCCCAATATCATGAAGACAGGCTCCATCCGTATCGATCCATAAGCGATATGCGACGCCGACAGGGCCACCGGCACCAGCAAATTGGTGGCATCGGCCCGCTTCGGCACGATCGCGTCGTAGCTTATGGGATAGGCGCGCCCCGGCGTGACTTCGATATTGCCTTCGTTGCGCGCGAAGCCCCGGGCATCCACGATCCGGCGGACATTATGTGAATCCATATTATAGGATCCCATGCCAACGGGGCGCAGCGTGGGCTTGGTCCCGCGCAGATGCGGTTCGGCCATCACGAAGTCCGACAGCATGCGCCGCGCTTCGCGCACGTAAAGTTCGCGTGGCCAATGGCCGTTGCCGGTAAATTCGTCGCGGCACAGGCCCCAGCGCGACATTTCCGCGCGGGTTTCAGCCGGGACGCCGGGAT
This window of the Sphingobium sp. CR2-8 genome carries:
- a CDS encoding amidohydrolase; its protein translation is MMSRRQWLASAAATTALTAPMESFAMTQTDLILTNAKVTTLDRENPQAQAVAIRDGKFLAVGTEQEVRAAAAPNARVVDAGGRRLIPGLIDSHIHVIRGGLNYNMELRWEGVPTLADAMAMLKKQVENTPPPQWVRVVGGFTEHQFAEKRLPTIAEINAAAPDTPVFILHLYDRALLNAAALRAVGYTKDTPNPPGGEIVRDAKGNPTGLLLAQPNATILYSTLAKGPKLPQDYQLNSTKHFMRELNSLGVTSVIDAGGGSQNYPDDYEVIDKLHKDGELTLRIAYNLFTQKPKEELKDFASWSTQIKPGDGDDSYRHNGAGEMLVYSAADFEDFRVARPDMPAEMEGDLEPVIRLLAERRWPWRLHATYDQTISRALDVFEKVNKDVPLEGLNWFFDHAETISDRNIDRIAALGGGIAVQHRMAFQGEYFVERYGAKAAEATPPIKKMMDAGVPVGAGTDATRVASYNPWVSLSWLVTAKTVGGLTLYPVRNRLDRETALRLWTEKNTWFSNEVGKKGQIKAGQLADLALLSDDYFSVAESEIAHLRSVLTILGGKIVYGEGNFGPLAPEAPKAMPDWSPVATFGGHWRRDDCAKKMASACGCASSCNVHGHDHAAALGASVPAADVQSFWGVMGCGCWAV
- a CDS encoding alpha/beta fold hydrolase codes for the protein MDEHVLLSGGENRMTRQRWMRSLIAIAISMIVAPVMAQTARSDVELKSLYALPASQFVELDGERIHYVDEGEGPTIMLLHGSFGSLRQWNGWADRLKKQYRVVRFDLPPAGLSGPSPTADYSLERNLAIIDALRQRLNLGRFLLVSTSSSGLIGAAYAALHSDHLTGLIYSNAPVGKLVMDSSRFSDALKQAVARMLRTKAITRTNIGGRSSFITWRIRAR
- a CDS encoding alpha/beta fold hydrolase is translated as MTPELVREWTDLNNRYLLMPPASQRPASHERTIDDLPRISAPTLFLWGAQDHEASVEGDAKRGMALLAVKDKQLVVIPRCGHMLPIDCDDRALAGAMPFIRRVTKTAR
- a CDS encoding amidohydrolase family protein, coding for MTLPARRRDLLAAIAMTAAAGRFAPASAALAMNKDAPEERAIEPDLAIVDPHHHMRDYRDLTPGQERYLAADFLSDILRSGHRIIQTLFVECGIMYRPDGPVERRSLGETDYIARLGDDVAARRPPTCAIAAGIVGKVDLRVGARADDLLRAHMEAGGGRLKGIRNSIAWDAYPPLAGMGLNKDLLTDPAFLEGFKALEPLGLSFDIWLFHPQIASLTALARRFPGTSIIVNHCGGPLGIGPYADRQAEVRRDWGRAMAELATCPNVCVKLGGLGPFGPRPEESMKEAGSSVLAAQWRPFIERSIDLFGVERCMFESNWPANAGVASYGATWNAFKIIARGASATEKSHLFRRTAQKVYQL
- a CDS encoding thiamine pyrophosphate-dependent enzyme codes for the protein MTTVAQVIIDTLQAAGVRRCYGIPGDTLNHVTDAIRQSDIRWVHVRHEEAAGFAAGADAMLTGELAACAGSCGPGSLHFINGLFESHRNRAPVVLIASQIVRDELGFDFPQEVDFKSVYASCSVFCEEIRTPAQARRMTAMAAQSALAKRGVAILIVPADVSSAKAPDEPDFAVHRAAPVVRPSDTELDRLADAINGGKRVAIYGGSGCELAHDSVVALAARLKAPVARTSRAKDFLEHDNPFDVGMTGIFGSEAGYHALMSCDVLLLLGCDFAWRQYYPEKATILQVDLDGTHLGRRHPVDIGVVGDIKPTLNALLPRIVQREDDAFLEDCLEHHRKAEAAQAKHATVGKGGAIHPQYLTETISRHAAPDAVFTADGGSPMVWSLRHIASTGRNRTVVSLSHGTMANAMPQALGAKAAFPDRQVISLSGDGGIAMLLGDLLTAVQEKLPIKVVVYNNGALDFVEIEQKVEGLLDAYTDLINPDFARVAEAIGFKGRRVEKAEELDAAVQAWLAEPGPALLDVVTDRFELVMPPNVQAGQVAGMALYSAKAVLGGRGKDVVGMLRNLLS
- a CDS encoding DUF1427 family protein; the encoded protein is MKAYILSLGAGLIVGLVYSLMGVRSPAPPVIALVGLAGILLGEQLIPVAKRFASLPELARFVRQDGVHHVLGELPTHGKRDA
- a CDS encoding alpha/beta fold hydrolase, giving the protein MSNFVTTTDGVDIFFKDWGAKDAQPIMFHHGWPLSSDDWDAQMLFFLSKGYRVVAHDRRGHGRSAQVDFGHDMDHYAADAAAVVAHLDLKNAIHVGHSTGGGEVARYVAQYGQPQGRVAKAVLVSAVPPLMAKTGANPDGLPMAVFDGIRAALAANRAQMFRDFPTGPFYGFNRPGATAQPGVIDNWWRQGMMGSALAHYEGIKAFSETDQTEDLKAITVPTLVLQGDDDQVVPYKNAALLQAQLLPNATSKIYPGYSHGMLTVNADVLNADILAFIQS
- a CDS encoding PilZ domain-containing protein: MQNALARIEPERRENPRIASNVPCTIFWAGLYEYATIRNISIYGAQLEGFCFPPVGTAVTILVDDVEFCASIIWADGEKCGVLLEHEVDPAAFIRQHAIRPIVENTRDPAAVTQVLFC
- a CDS encoding isochorismatase family protein produces the protein MTIKATPTPGKSLITPTDHTLVMIDFQSQMAFATKSISTELLRNNAALVANAAAGFNVSTILTTVAVDSFSGPMFSEITDAFPNQPLLDRTSMNTWEDAAVIDEVNRIGKERLIFAGLWTSVCIVGPVASAIDQGFDVYFISDACGDISQEAHERAVERMIQLGAKPMTSLQYLLELQRDWARTETYDMTTGFAKKWGGAYGLGITYAKTMFNASEAH